One genomic segment of Vibrio fluvialis includes these proteins:
- a CDS encoding DUF2000 domain-containing protein produces MIDFSTLPDENSKRFIAVLNKKVEMGRLFNALGHMTAGLVGQIEDVDDLCFLQYKDKDGGTHPSISHYPFIVLKADNSNKIRKVREELLQRGLPFTDFTHTMIVGSSEEQVNATAETAEQDLEYFGICMFGDAAELKEFTGKFSLFK; encoded by the coding sequence ATGATCGATTTTTCTACTTTGCCTGATGAAAACTCAAAGCGATTTATCGCCGTACTGAATAAAAAAGTGGAGATGGGGCGCCTGTTTAACGCGCTGGGTCACATGACCGCGGGGCTGGTCGGTCAAATTGAAGACGTCGATGACCTTTGTTTTCTACAATATAAAGATAAGGATGGCGGCACGCATCCATCCATTTCTCATTATCCATTCATCGTATTGAAAGCGGACAACTCCAATAAAATTAGAAAAGTGCGCGAAGAACTGCTGCAGCGTGGACTTCCCTTTACTGATTTTACTCATACCATGATTGTCGGTTCGTCAGAGGAACAGGTGAATGCGACCGCAGAAACCGCAGAACAAGATCTCGAATACTTTGGTATTTGTATGTTCGGTGATGCCGCTGAGCTGAAAGAGTTCACGGGCAAATTCAGCTTATTTAAGTAA
- a CDS encoding GNAT family N-acetyltransferase, with protein MAIKYEEKVPSPAEFCDMRVKAGLSPKSLQAATIALPNSLYGISIRDGEELIAMGRVVGDGACNFEIVDVAVDPHYQGNGFGREIMEYIDNYLASVVLEGSYVSMIADEPGFYEKLGYQLVAPASHGMTKKFKPKSA; from the coding sequence ATGGCCATTAAATACGAAGAGAAAGTCCCAAGCCCAGCGGAATTCTGCGATATGCGCGTCAAAGCGGGCTTATCGCCTAAGTCATTACAAGCGGCCACGATCGCACTACCGAACAGCTTGTACGGCATCTCAATAAGAGATGGAGAAGAGCTCATTGCCATGGGACGCGTGGTGGGTGATGGTGCGTGCAATTTTGAAATTGTCGATGTTGCCGTCGACCCGCACTATCAGGGAAACGGCTTTGGGCGAGAAATCATGGAGTACATCGACAACTACCTCGCCTCGGTGGTACTGGAAGGGTCATACGTCTCGATGATTGCTGATGAACCAGGCTTCTACGAAAAACTGGGCTATCAACTGGTTGCGCCGGCCAGCCACGGTATGACGAAAAAGTTTAAGCCAAAGAGCGCGTAA
- a CDS encoding Fic family protein — MWIWQQDNWPHFTWDKNTIEPMVRQTRLNQGILLGKITSQSQDQKQSMLDTLLANIVHSSAIEGETLNAFSVRSSLANRLGLTEERPFPTTEQTDGLAEIMLDAVENLETPLTLERILHWHDRLFPEGYTMFNPVIGGQLRGDAPMQVVSGRIDKPTIHFEAPDRERLDNELAMFLEWFNTSKQNVSLDPLIRAAITHLWFVTLHPLDDGNGRITRLLTDLALAQAEQQSVRFYAMSVCILANRKSYYEILEQTQKGDVDITPWLVWFFNTLNETFADVLKEIDQTLFKTNFWRTVDQTKLTAEQVKVLNRMLDGDFEQGINTTQYHKVAKVSKPTATRHLAALVELGCLVKSDAGGRSTRYMLPG; from the coding sequence ATGTGGATCTGGCAGCAGGATAACTGGCCTCACTTTACGTGGGATAAGAACACCATCGAACCCATGGTGAGGCAAACACGCCTCAACCAAGGCATCCTGTTGGGTAAAATCACCAGTCAGTCTCAGGATCAAAAGCAAAGTATGCTTGATACTTTACTGGCGAACATCGTCCATTCCAGCGCTATCGAAGGGGAAACGCTCAATGCGTTTTCGGTGCGCTCGTCGCTGGCGAACCGACTTGGCCTGACGGAAGAAAGACCATTTCCAACCACCGAGCAGACGGACGGTTTAGCCGAAATAATGCTCGACGCTGTTGAGAACCTTGAGACTCCACTGACTCTGGAACGTATTCTCCACTGGCACGACAGGCTTTTTCCTGAAGGTTACACCATGTTTAATCCCGTCATTGGTGGCCAACTGCGTGGTGACGCGCCAATGCAGGTGGTATCTGGCCGTATCGATAAACCGACGATCCACTTTGAAGCGCCGGATCGTGAGCGGCTCGATAACGAACTGGCAATGTTCTTAGAATGGTTCAACACCTCCAAACAAAACGTTTCGCTTGATCCATTGATCAGAGCGGCCATCACCCATTTATGGTTTGTTACGCTGCACCCGCTGGATGATGGTAATGGACGTATCACGCGCTTACTCACCGACTTGGCGCTCGCTCAGGCCGAGCAGCAATCAGTCCGGTTTTACGCTATGTCGGTGTGCATTCTGGCGAACCGCAAAAGCTACTATGAGATCCTCGAACAGACTCAAAAGGGCGATGTAGACATCACGCCCTGGCTGGTTTGGTTTTTTAATACGCTGAATGAAACCTTTGCGGACGTACTGAAAGAGATCGATCAAACCCTATTCAAAACCAACTTCTGGCGTACAGTGGATCAAACCAAACTGACTGCAGAACAGGTTAAGGTCTTGAACCGCATGCTGGATGGTGATTTCGAACAGGGCATCAACACCACGCAATATCATAAAGTAGCCAAAGTCAGTAAACCCACCGCAACCCGCCACTTGGCCGCGCTGGTGGAACTGGGCTGTTTAGTTAAATCCGACGCTGGTGGCCGCAGCACACGATATATGCTGCCGGGCTAG
- a CDS encoding uracil-xanthine permease family protein: protein MSHKESHDLIYGLDDKPTPGAALYAGLQHVLASFVGIITPTLIIGGVLGLGDHVPYLISMALIVSGIGTFIQARRIGPIGAGMICVQGTSFAFLSSVLAAGFIAKAKGGGPEEILALIFGVCFVGAFIEIVLSQCIGKLRRIITPMVTGIVVTTIGISLIKVGMTDLAGGVNAPDFGQWHNLALGAVVLVTIIALNRSRHLMVRLSSILVGMVLGYVAAASMGMVHLGHAFHQPLVSIPVPFKYGFDFDWYAFVPIAVIYAITAIESIGDITANCMITKQPVTGPTYLSRVKSGILGDGVNSMLAAIFNTFPNTTFSQNNSVIHLTGIASRYVGYFVALILCVLGLFPLIGAILTTIPKPVIGGATLVMFGTVAAAGIKIIARERLDRRNLMILAVSFGIGLGVMLVPDVMKEMPKLLQSVFGSPVTTSGIAAIVMTLVLPQNRTDAAEKTDSSVAAVSES from the coding sequence ATGTCTCACAAGGAAAGTCACGACCTGATTTACGGGCTCGACGATAAGCCAACGCCCGGCGCAGCACTGTACGCAGGCCTACAACATGTGCTGGCCAGTTTTGTCGGAATCATTACGCCTACGCTGATTATCGGCGGCGTGTTGGGATTGGGCGACCATGTGCCTTACCTCATCAGTATGGCGCTGATTGTGTCCGGTATCGGGACGTTTATTCAAGCGCGCCGCATTGGGCCAATTGGCGCAGGCATGATCTGTGTGCAAGGCACCAGCTTCGCGTTTTTGAGCTCAGTGCTGGCCGCAGGCTTTATCGCCAAAGCCAAAGGCGGAGGCCCGGAAGAGATTCTGGCGCTGATCTTTGGCGTCTGTTTCGTTGGGGCATTCATAGAAATCGTGCTTTCACAATGCATTGGCAAGTTACGGCGCATCATCACGCCGATGGTCACGGGCATTGTGGTCACCACCATCGGTATTTCCCTGATTAAAGTCGGCATGACGGATTTAGCCGGCGGCGTCAACGCACCCGATTTTGGCCAATGGCACAACTTAGCGCTCGGCGCAGTCGTGTTAGTCACCATCATTGCGCTCAACCGCTCTCGGCATTTGATGGTGCGCCTCTCTTCGATTCTGGTCGGCATGGTATTGGGTTATGTGGCCGCCGCCAGCATGGGCATGGTGCATCTGGGTCACGCATTTCATCAGCCGTTGGTCAGTATTCCTGTGCCATTCAAATATGGCTTTGACTTCGACTGGTACGCTTTTGTGCCGATTGCCGTGATTTATGCGATTACTGCGATTGAATCGATCGGCGACATCACCGCCAACTGCATGATCACCAAGCAGCCCGTCACTGGCCCGACGTATTTAAGCCGCGTGAAATCCGGCATTCTCGGCGACGGCGTGAATTCAATGCTGGCCGCGATATTCAACACTTTTCCAAACACCACGTTCAGTCAGAACAACAGCGTGATTCACCTGACTGGCATTGCCAGTCGCTACGTGGGTTACTTTGTCGCGCTAATCCTGTGCGTACTGGGTTTGTTCCCGCTGATTGGCGCGATTCTCACCACCATTCCCAAACCGGTGATTGGGGGCGCAACCTTGGTGATGTTTGGCACCGTCGCGGCGGCAGGCATTAAAATCATCGCGCGTGAGCGTTTGGATCGCCGCAACCTGATGATTCTGGCCGTCTCGTTCGGGATCGGTTTGGGCGTGATGCTGGTGCCGGATGTGATGAAGGAGATGCCTAAGTTGCTGCAAAGCGTGTTTGGCTCTCCGGTGACGACCAGTGGCATTGCTGCCATCGTGATGACTTTGGTTCTGCCGCAAAACCGAACGGATGCAGCCGAAAAAACCGATTCATCCGTGGCCGCCGTCAGCGAAAGCTGA
- a CDS encoding peptide-methionine (S)-S-oxide reductase produces MEEIYFAGGCLWGVQEFMRHLPGVTHTEAGRANGTTDTTQSEYDGYAECVRTQFDPAQVSVEQLMDYLFEIIDPYSINKQGIDVGPKYRTGVYSDNPAHLERAIKYISERPDADKIAVEVLPLTNYVRSDDEHQDRLTLHPDDYCHIPVDLLHKYRNQE; encoded by the coding sequence ATGGAAGAAATTTATTTTGCGGGCGGCTGCCTGTGGGGCGTTCAGGAATTCATGCGCCATTTGCCGGGCGTAACACACACCGAAGCCGGACGTGCCAATGGCACCACTGATACCACTCAAAGCGAATATGACGGCTACGCCGAGTGCGTGCGCACCCAATTCGATCCCGCGCAAGTCAGCGTTGAGCAGTTGATGGATTACTTGTTTGAGATCATCGACCCATACAGCATCAACAAACAAGGTATCGATGTCGGCCCTAAATACCGTACTGGTGTTTACAGCGACAATCCGGCACACCTTGAACGAGCGATAAAGTACATCTCCGAGCGTCCGGACGCCGACAAAATCGCGGTTGAAGTGTTGCCACTGACCAACTATGTCAGAAGTGACGATGAGCATCAGGATCGCCTGACACTACATCCGGATGATTACTGCCATATTCCGGTTGATTTGCTGCACAAATATCGCAATCAGGAGTAA
- a CDS encoding aminotransferase-like domain-containing protein has protein sequence MEIARSLQQIKSSYIREILAAASDPNVISLAGGLPDEKTFPIDLMRSTLAELAERPEVFQYGATAGYAPLIAFLKQYFDLPQTHEAMVCTGSQQGLDLIARAYINPGDKVVMEAPSYLGAMQVFGLVQAEIVTVTQTAQGPDLAELEDVFRHQKPKMFYAVPDFHNPTGISWALETRKKVAELCEVFDVVMVEDVPYRELRFEGSAFPLVSDFCPNKSIVLRSFSKIASPGLRLGAVSGRSEYLTPMIKVKQGADLHSSVPMQALLHALLAHPQFPEHLTRIRELYQSRYEVLSNELNKQLPEGCELKAVEGGMFVWMTIPQCDTFELAKQLLAKGVAVVPSPVFYPNPDNAPSALRLNFTNSTPQDLADAAERLTSVLRSL, from the coding sequence ATGGAAATCGCCCGTTCACTGCAACAGATCAAATCCTCTTATATTCGCGAAATTTTGGCTGCAGCAAGTGACCCAAACGTCATTTCTCTCGCTGGCGGTCTGCCAGATGAAAAAACATTCCCCATTGATCTGATGCGTTCTACGCTCGCTGAACTGGCGGAAAGACCTGAAGTTTTTCAATACGGTGCAACCGCAGGTTACGCGCCACTGATCGCGTTTCTGAAACAGTACTTTGATTTACCACAGACACACGAAGCCATGGTGTGTACGGGTTCTCAGCAAGGTCTGGATTTGATTGCCCGTGCTTACATTAACCCTGGCGACAAGGTTGTGATGGAAGCTCCGAGCTACCTCGGTGCGATGCAGGTGTTTGGTTTGGTGCAGGCAGAAATTGTCACCGTAACGCAAACAGCGCAAGGTCCGGATTTGGCCGAGCTGGAAGACGTATTCCGTCACCAGAAGCCTAAAATGTTCTACGCGGTGCCGGATTTCCATAACCCAACAGGCATCAGCTGGGCATTGGAGACGCGCAAAAAAGTGGCGGAGTTGTGTGAAGTGTTTGATGTGGTGATGGTAGAAGACGTGCCTTACCGCGAACTGCGTTTTGAAGGCAGTGCTTTCCCGCTCGTTTCTGATTTCTGTCCGAACAAATCGATCGTACTGCGTTCTTTCTCGAAAATTGCATCACCAGGCCTGCGTTTAGGTGCAGTTTCTGGCCGTAGCGAATACCTGACGCCGATGATCAAAGTAAAACAAGGCGCAGATTTGCACTCCAGCGTACCGATGCAAGCTCTGTTACATGCCCTGCTGGCGCACCCTCAGTTTCCGGAGCACCTGACGCGCATTCGCGAACTGTACCAATCTCGTTACGAAGTATTGTCTAACGAACTGAATAAACAACTGCCAGAAGGCTGCGAACTCAAAGCTGTTGAAGGCGGCATGTTTGTGTGGATGACGATTCCTCAATGCGACACCTTTGAGCTGGCTAAACAGCTGCTGGCAAAAGGCGTAGCGGTCGTGCCGAGCCCGGTATTCTACCCGAATCCGGACAATGCCCCTTCCGCACTGCGTTTGAACTTCACCAACTCCACGCCACAAGATTTGGCTGACGCTGCAGAGCGCCTGACCTCAGTGCTGCGTTCGCTGTAA
- the puuE gene encoding allantoinase PuuE, which yields MEISNPRDYIGYGRDKVPDANWPGGAKIALQFVLNYEEGGENCVLHGDPHAETFLSEIAGAEPFPARHMSMESLYEYGSRAGVWRILNEFKKRELPLTIFGIATALQRNPEVTQAFIEDGHEIACHGLKWIHYQNMPIEQERQHMHQALELIETLTGKRPIGWYTGRDSPNTRELVAEQDSLLYDSDYYGDDLPFWTQVPDKKHPGSTRPHLIVPYTLDTNDMRFSSPYGFSHGEEFFQYLKENFDCLYAEGAEKPKMMSIGLHCRVIGKPSRFMALKKFLDYVARHEGVWVATREQIARHWIEHHPA from the coding sequence ATGGAAATCTCAAATCCTCGCGATTACATCGGCTACGGCCGCGACAAGGTGCCGGATGCCAACTGGCCAGGCGGCGCAAAGATTGCGCTGCAATTTGTCTTGAACTACGAAGAAGGCGGAGAAAACTGCGTCTTACACGGCGATCCGCACGCCGAGACCTTTTTATCGGAAATTGCGGGCGCCGAGCCGTTCCCCGCTCGCCACATGAGCATGGAATCCCTGTATGAATACGGTTCGCGCGCTGGGGTGTGGCGCATTCTTAACGAATTTAAAAAGCGGGAATTACCGCTGACCATTTTTGGCATCGCCACTGCGTTACAACGTAACCCAGAAGTAACACAAGCCTTCATTGAAGATGGGCACGAAATCGCATGCCACGGTTTAAAATGGATTCATTACCAAAACATGCCGATCGAGCAAGAGCGCCAGCACATGCATCAGGCGCTCGAGCTGATTGAAACCCTCACGGGGAAACGCCCAATCGGTTGGTACACTGGCCGCGATTCTCCCAACACCCGCGAATTGGTCGCTGAACAGGACAGTTTGCTTTATGACTCGGATTACTACGGGGACGATCTGCCGTTCTGGACCCAGGTGCCTGACAAGAAGCATCCCGGTTCAACGCGCCCTCACCTGATTGTGCCCTACACCTTGGATACTAACGATATGCGGTTTTCCTCGCCTTATGGGTTTAGCCACGGGGAGGAATTCTTTCAGTATCTCAAGGAGAACTTTGACTGTTTGTACGCTGAAGGTGCCGAGAAACCTAAAATGATGTCGATCGGTCTACACTGCCGCGTCATTGGTAAGCCCAGTCGTTTTATGGCATTAAAGAAATTCCTCGATTACGTCGCGCGGCATGAGGGCGTTTGGGTGGCGACTCGTGAACAAATTGCTCGTCACTGGATCGAGCATCACCCTGCTTAA
- a CDS encoding AraC family transcriptional regulator, whose product MNQQHVSRINDILYYIHQDITNDLSAKHLADLAAYSEQHFHRVFKQVVGESIHQYIRRTRMEYAANQLMFDGNASVIDIANKCGFSSLSSFSKAFKATFHMAPGNWRHGEQHLDGKPYLKDPEVAAGYNRVANLDLPTPKIVETKERITAYVRHQGYNRSIRRAWLVLKAWAKEEGRTFEQLFGLHHSNPAWVELDKCRYVACLEIDEPLKVRGVVNQMTIPGGLHAVFRLRGVYGELLPQVSKIFEKWLPNSGYKLRSTPAYVHYHKNHFLNEDERFEIDFYLPISFF is encoded by the coding sequence ATGAATCAGCAGCACGTCTCCCGTATTAACGACATTCTGTACTACATCCATCAGGACATCACCAACGATCTGTCGGCAAAACATCTGGCAGACCTTGCTGCGTACTCCGAACAGCACTTTCACAGAGTGTTTAAACAGGTAGTGGGAGAATCGATTCATCAGTACATTCGCCGCACGCGCATGGAGTATGCCGCTAACCAACTGATGTTTGATGGCAACGCATCGGTGATTGATATCGCCAACAAGTGCGGCTTCAGCTCGTTGTCATCATTTTCCAAAGCGTTCAAAGCGACTTTTCATATGGCGCCGGGTAACTGGCGACATGGCGAGCAGCATCTCGATGGCAAACCGTATCTGAAAGATCCGGAAGTCGCCGCCGGTTACAATCGGGTCGCGAATCTTGATTTGCCGACACCGAAAATTGTAGAAACCAAAGAGCGGATTACCGCCTATGTGCGCCACCAAGGCTATAACCGTTCCATTCGTCGCGCCTGGTTAGTTCTTAAAGCGTGGGCCAAAGAAGAAGGGCGCACGTTTGAACAATTGTTTGGTCTGCATCATTCAAACCCGGCATGGGTAGAATTGGATAAGTGTCGTTACGTGGCGTGTCTGGAAATTGATGAGCCGTTGAAAGTACGCGGCGTGGTGAACCAAATGACCATACCCGGCGGGCTGCATGCGGTGTTTCGTCTGCGCGGCGTGTACGGTGAATTACTGCCTCAGGTAAGCAAGATATTTGAAAAATGGCTGCCGAACTCCGGTTATAAGCTGCGTTCAACGCCCGCTTACGTGCATTACCACAAGAACCATTTCCTCAATGAGGATGAACGGTTTGAAATCGACTTCTATCTGCCGATCAGCTTCTTCTGA
- a CDS encoding winged helix-turn-helix domain-containing protein, which produces METPNEKVVINSRFLFDVVERSLTDAYDEKIIIGTNEAQILSLLVNHPNSVLSREEIYRQVWTERGGKVDDSSLTQSISLLRKMLGDKATTPEYIKTESRIGYRFIAPVDPLYSEIPLDDLVETSREEGAESVKLNGEAQSGHRYINTKHDPVDENARCEASKRRLSQLVTPIMAVLLTSLLLIDFNGSQGMLSYLYRSILE; this is translated from the coding sequence ATGGAAACACCAAACGAAAAAGTTGTCATTAACTCGCGCTTCCTGTTCGATGTGGTAGAGAGAAGCTTAACCGACGCGTATGACGAGAAAATCATCATCGGCACTAATGAAGCACAAATACTTTCACTGTTGGTCAACCATCCCAATTCAGTGCTGAGCAGAGAAGAGATCTACCGGCAGGTATGGACGGAACGAGGCGGTAAAGTGGATGATTCAAGCCTGACTCAGTCTATCTCGTTGCTGCGTAAGATGTTGGGCGATAAGGCAACGACCCCCGAATACATCAAGACCGAGTCGCGCATCGGTTATCGGTTCATTGCACCGGTTGATCCGCTGTATTCTGAGATTCCACTGGACGATCTGGTGGAAACCTCACGAGAGGAGGGAGCAGAGTCTGTTAAGTTGAATGGCGAAGCGCAATCCGGCCATCGTTATATCAATACTAAACATGACCCCGTTGATGAAAACGCTCGGTGTGAGGCTTCAAAGCGCCGTTTATCACAGTTGGTTACGCCGATTATGGCAGTCCTGCTGACATCGTTGCTTCTCATCGACTTTAACGGTTCGCAAGGCATGCTCTCATACCTTTATCGCAGCATTTTAGAGTGA
- a CDS encoding aspartate/glutamate racemase family protein, producing the protein MKIQLINPNTCQGMTDKIALSAQSVCLSSSEIIARNPAHGPESIECALDETIAAAALLDVIAQGEAEGVDAHIIACFGDPAIDAARELASVPVIGIAGAAFQLASLVSHRFGVVTTMSRTLPTAEHLLHRYGYHHLCSGVRATDIAVLDLEQIQASAYQQLLQECRAAVNQDGAEAIVLGCAGMSDLATELSAALNVPVIDGVAAAVKLAESLHALKLTTSKSGNYAAPLSKSFHGRYQHWSR; encoded by the coding sequence ATGAAGATTCAGCTTATCAACCCCAATACGTGTCAGGGCATGACCGACAAAATAGCGCTTTCTGCGCAATCTGTATGTTTATCCAGTAGTGAGATAATTGCGCGCAATCCGGCGCATGGCCCGGAAAGTATCGAATGCGCCTTGGATGAAACCATTGCCGCCGCCGCGCTGCTCGATGTGATTGCACAAGGTGAAGCAGAAGGCGTTGATGCCCATATTATCGCCTGCTTTGGCGATCCGGCGATAGATGCCGCGCGCGAACTGGCTTCGGTGCCTGTCATTGGCATCGCGGGCGCCGCGTTTCAATTGGCAAGCCTAGTGTCACACCGCTTTGGAGTGGTGACCACCATGTCGCGCACGCTGCCTACAGCCGAGCATCTGTTGCATCGTTACGGTTACCATCATCTGTGCTCAGGCGTTCGCGCAACCGACATCGCAGTGCTGGATCTGGAACAGATTCAGGCATCGGCCTATCAACAGTTGTTGCAAGAATGCCGGGCAGCGGTCAACCAAGACGGCGCAGAAGCGATTGTGCTCGGTTGCGCCGGGATGTCTGATTTAGCGACGGAACTTTCGGCGGCACTCAATGTGCCGGTGATAGATGGTGTGGCTGCCGCCGTTAAGCTGGCCGAATCATTACACGCACTCAAACTTACTACGTCCAAAAGTGGCAACTACGCCGCTCCACTCAGCAAATCGTTTCACGGCCGTTATCAACATTGGAGCCGTTAA
- a CDS encoding GntR family transcriptional regulator yields MSNDEKIYQKMLKAIVEHQLPPGERLPEDKLSEAFGVSRTGIRKVLQRLALERFVVIQPNKGAQVNRPSRQEAEEVLDSRIMLEPLLVPEISENWNLKVAQHFRDMVALEKQADNEGNLSKSIQLTAKFHYELARMGNNQVLSEFIEQLCYRSSLVIAAYGTRESVSCDCGDHVELIDLLDQRKVVEAQEWMRHHLLHIKQSISLTGKQDAQVDFNSLFAQMD; encoded by the coding sequence ATGTCTAACGACGAAAAAATTTATCAAAAGATGCTGAAAGCGATCGTCGAGCACCAGCTTCCCCCGGGCGAACGACTGCCAGAAGATAAGCTTTCAGAAGCGTTTGGTGTGAGCCGGACGGGCATTCGAAAAGTGCTGCAACGTTTGGCACTGGAGCGGTTTGTGGTGATTCAGCCCAATAAAGGCGCACAGGTTAACCGCCCCAGCCGCCAAGAAGCGGAAGAAGTGCTGGATAGCCGCATTATGTTGGAGCCGCTTCTGGTGCCTGAAATCAGTGAAAACTGGAATCTGAAAGTCGCGCAGCATTTTCGTGACATGGTGGCGTTGGAAAAACAGGCAGACAATGAAGGCAATCTCTCTAAGTCGATTCAACTGACGGCGAAGTTCCACTATGAACTGGCGCGTATGGGAAACAATCAGGTGTTGTCAGAGTTTATTGAGCAGTTGTGCTATCGCTCATCGTTAGTGATTGCCGCCTACGGTACGCGCGAAAGTGTGAGTTGTGATTGTGGTGATCATGTTGAGCTGATTGATCTGCTCGACCAACGTAAAGTCGTCGAAGCACAAGAATGGATGCGTCACCACCTACTTCACATCAAACAGTCGATCTCGTTAACCGGCAAACAGGATGCTCAGGTGGACTTTAACTCGCTGTTCGCGCAAATGGATTAA
- a CDS encoding GNAT family N-acetyltransferase, whose amino-acid sequence MPLRKAKVDELDTIYAMGFDVWNGGLGFEQYLAGCRDSGKYRSGTWYVLAQGEQIVASLIVYSRMFGLEDGCFGIGSLATLPEQRNKGYGAEIVNLVKAELFNNQQAKAIYLHCDIDHRYYEKLGFCRLQGSDCMCISTDPLVYERPLPAYF is encoded by the coding sequence ATGCCTCTAAGAAAAGCCAAAGTTGATGAATTGGATACCATCTACGCAATGGGGTTCGATGTGTGGAATGGTGGCCTTGGTTTTGAACAATACCTGGCTGGTTGCCGCGATAGTGGAAAGTATCGTTCCGGTACCTGGTATGTGTTGGCTCAAGGCGAGCAAATCGTCGCTTCCCTGATAGTGTATTCACGCATGTTTGGCCTGGAAGATGGCTGCTTTGGTATCGGTTCGTTAGCAACGCTTCCTGAGCAGCGCAATAAAGGTTATGGCGCTGAAATAGTGAATTTGGTCAAAGCTGAACTGTTTAATAATCAACAAGCGAAAGCGATTTACTTGCATTGCGACATCGACCATCGCTACTACGAAAAACTCGGTTTTTGCCGGTTACAAGGTTCAGATTGCATGTGTATCTCTACTGACCCGTTGGTTTACGAACGCCCATTACCCGCATACTTCTAA
- a CDS encoding RNA methyltransferase — MTTQSTVIIGLHNPKSPTNVGAVMRAAGCYNATQVRYNGTRYNRAAKFQTDTQNMQERIDLVEMDELTAGLGSDVEIVCVELVVGATALPHFEHPENAIYLFGPEDSSLPQEVVDQAHHVVYIPTHGCMNLAATVNVVMYDRLAKTLGAIDDREQVITNRDNKNRLIVKEFA, encoded by the coding sequence ATGACAACACAGTCAACGGTCATTATTGGCCTGCATAACCCGAAAAGCCCGACCAATGTGGGCGCGGTCATGCGCGCAGCAGGATGCTATAACGCCACTCAGGTACGTTACAACGGCACCCGCTACAATCGCGCAGCGAAATTTCAAACTGATACACAAAACATGCAGGAACGTATCGATTTAGTCGAAATGGACGAGCTCACCGCAGGCCTTGGCAGCGACGTGGAGATCGTCTGCGTTGAGTTGGTGGTTGGTGCAACAGCGCTGCCGCATTTTGAGCATCCGGAAAACGCCATTTATCTGTTTGGTCCGGAAGATAGCTCGCTGCCGCAAGAGGTGGTCGATCAGGCTCATCATGTGGTTTACATCCCTACTCATGGCTGCATGAATCTGGCGGCCACAGTGAATGTTGTGATGTACGACCGCTTAGCGAAAACCCTGGGGGCAATAGACGACCGGGAACAAGTGATCACCAATCGTGACAACAAGAACCGCTTAATAGTGAAAGAATTCGCTTAA